A genomic region of Alligator mississippiensis isolate rAllMis1 chromosome 6, rAllMis1, whole genome shotgun sequence contains the following coding sequences:
- the ZNF518A gene encoding zinc finger protein 518A has translation MPSEKDLFFCGTKTTLLTDDAAKELSGKNAVEKALVNDTLNIMPEPAILDVSYSYKLKNVKIDLPKVNIPNEVVLKHEVDRYRKLFQHKQQTARKSLSQETVNGSNLNCSEGNNLQRKPEVQFEEEGLKTTAKILNFTCSKCRDNIKYSPNDLQKHFQLLHHGELPSYPCEMCNFSASDFQSFKQHRRTHRSTLVKCEICNDEQMYTLLDLTKHFTSKHCVNGHFQCETCGFSTQDVGTFVQHIHRHNEVQFKCGKCHHVSCTKGEFQKHLLVHTGSFPYSCQYCNYSASRKDCLLKHVIALHRDHLYARDKLEKDKCEKGIVKTPTGLKLVLKRYKTGASKKALWRRKKINHGRDNTGERNLQVLRNMNKIQPNSEEAIQYVKDLHVSEEKDHVILNEKHNFQSGTLSPTTAQYSKIEDRSSFSLGLLKNAVHGPTVLMVKNNKISVPANYSAKFMGFKMVDGKQHIVIKLLPTNKQNLCSLPQKSDGVKDGSSDSLLQTTDAFGLSSSTTSYVTDQPTPKNNSVHTLTSFPLSVPASHSGKQRTEKQNNSLSYGRNSSQIVVPPEVVVGRSSAQLPMKLGSAAPPCDLKTKVGTRNNVLSWGNCIAHSHPQVLSPTITNTLHYDPMKMPFPNEFKIQNGGMHSNSGTNHLYCSSVDSSNQGLPPFHNYSKMNISDNPANIWMSTDEKSQEVAYGKTLALQNSLRSESVSSFSQLVKGLNWEKNVSSQSNIDRIYGYANTKNNSLPSKNESECVNGRQCFMEKQYSGDKQYLDTHLNPEVENIAERSKAEHVSDCINSSLMPKITSVFSLQSKQASNYLSPEVNQLLQDVLKVKTTTQQESHNKLNKFIKPHCDQSLSSHQLGTKTFTHLKDSVSACSLPSLPANAERELNVRSSIRNEGKGRTPVINTEEIDNLSRIVGVDALLKNHTDAIITRQLIKDRLRSTAQNPSSFSSILPEQKKTLLVQSPPTGYFVPLHLANQPGLQVVSGKALPSTSSSDIQTNKGIPASFVLNKGPGMILTFSGKFGAVANVAGDSSQVLERVASKEYSKITPSSKTDAKNNSFRNLRNSCSVSGAPDGVVNGSSNSMPFREPLVITNSPDSSMKRFSSVKMLPEHKDAVFGSFESVKKGNQEEQPVYALLPDGRQAVFLKCMTPNNPAVCDVFQDNAYNQNCQPKKTTGAMQQKLLLKIKTSNVMAGISQSTSKSVPSLQLESTQSHKNPALAQRQTLLSSSDALFLPGRLMPANASLASSNSTYSVLPAEPVHSTKPTGARSQRCSVNCRQSVSANKGNGFDSQKSTWNTRNTISKVKTRLKQACSEAVVSQRKNFKRKTKDDFQEPPRKKIMLHRKCKEKNRTQVITESGGPHRPRASKETVRTLKLLPFSSKQLVKCPRRNQPVVVLNHPDADVPEVVNVMKTISKFKGHVLKVSLSKRTIDALLEPVYCSVLDITTENLSQKRHRMIKPISPVKERFVLKLTLKKTSKNNYQIVKTTSDNTLKAKFSCWFCGRIFDNQDNWVGHGQRHLMEATRDWNLLNNVTE, from the coding sequence ATGCCATCCgaaaaagacctttttttttgtgGTACAAAAACAACTCTGCTAACAGATGATGCTGCAAAGGAACTTTCTGGAAAAAATGCTGTGGAAAAAGCACTAGTGAATGATACTTTAAACATAATGCCTGAACCAGCAATTTTAGATGTCAGTTATTCTTACAAACTGAAAAATGTGAAAATTGATTTACCCAAAGTGAACATTCCAAATGAAGTAGTATTGAAACATGAAGTTGATCGATATAGAAAACTGTTTCAGCATAAACAGCAAACTGCAAGAAAGTCTTTAAGTCAAGAAACAGTAAATGGAAGTAACTTAAATTGTTCAGAGGGTAACAACTTGCAAAGGAAACCAGAAGTACAATTTGAAGAAGAGGGGTTGAAAACTACAGCAAAAATACTGAATTTCACCTGTTCAAAATGTAGAGACAACATTAAGTATAGCCCAAATGATCTGCAGAAACACTTTCAACTGTTACATCATGGAGAGTTGCCTTCATATCCTTGTGAAATGTGTAATTTTTCAGCTAGTGACTTTCAGTCATTTAAACAACATCGACGGACCCATCGCAGCACTTTAGTAAAATGTGAGATTTGTAATGATGAGCAAATGTATACCTTGTTGGATTTGACAAAACACTTCACATCAAAGCATTGTGTAAATGGTCACTTTCAATGTGAAACATGTGGATTTTCTACCCAAGATGTGGGGACATTTGTTCAGCACATTCATAGACATAATGAAGTTCAGTTTAAATGTGGTAAATGCCATCATGTAAGTTGTACAAAAGGGGAGTTCCAGAAGCATCTTCTTGTTCATACTGGTTCATTTCCTTACAGTTGTCAGTATTGCAACTACAGTGCATCACGAAAGGATTGCCTTTTAAAACATGTCATAGCCTTGCATAGAGATCACTTATATGCAAGAGATAAACTGGAAAAGGATAAATGTGAAAAGGGAATTGTAAAAACTCCAACAGGGCTAAAACTTGTTTTGAAACGGTACAAAACAGGAGCATCAAAGAAGGCGCTCTGGAGACGGAAGAAAATTAACCATGGACGTGACAATACTGGGGAGAGAAAcctgcaagtgcttagaaatatgAACAAAATTCAACCCAACTCTGAAGAGGCAATCCAGTATGTAAAAGATCTGCACGTGAGTGAAGAAAAGGATCATGTTATACTTAATGAAAAGCATAATTTCCAAAGTGGAACGTTGTCTCCTACCACTGCACAATATAGTAAAATAGAAGACAGATCAAGTTTTAGTTTGGGATTATTGAAAAACGCTGTTCATGGACCTACGGTGCTGATGgtgaaaaacaataaaatatccgTTCCAGCAAACTACAGTGCTAAGTTCATGGGATTTAAGATGGTGGATGGAAAACAACATATTGTAATAAAACTATTaccaacaaacaaacagaacCTGTGTTCATTGCCACAAAAATCTGATGGGGTTAAAGATGGCTCATCTGATTCTTTACTACAGACTACTGATGCTTTTGGCTTGTCTTCAAGTACTACATCATATGTGACTGATCAGCCAACCCCAAAGAATAATTCTGTTCACACATTAACCTCCTTTCCACTTTCAGTTCCTGCCTCTCATTCAGGGAAACagagaacagaaaaacaaaataactcTTTATCATATGGTAGGAATAGTTCTCAGATTGTAGTACCTCCTGAAGTAGTAGTGGGAAGAAGTTCAGCTCAATTGCCAATGAAGCTGGGTTCAGCTGCACCTCCCTGTGACTTGAAGACAAAAGTTGGAACTAGAAATAATGTTCTATCCTGGGGGAATTGCATTGCTCACAGTCATCCTCAGGTATTGTCTCCCACGATTACAAATACACTTCACTATGACCCCATGAAAATGCCCTTCCCTAATGAGTTTAAAATACAGAATGGTGGCATGCACAGTAACAGTGGAACTAATCATCTTTACTGTTCGTCAGTTGATTCTTCTAACCAAGGATTACCGCCTTTTCATAATTACTCTAAAATGAACATATCAGACAATCCTGCAAATATTTGGATGTCAACAGATGAAAAATCTCAAGAAGTCGCATATGGCAAAACACTTGCTTTGCAAAACAGCTTGAGAAGTGAATCTGTATCTTCATTTTCACAGCTGGTAAAGGGCTTAAATTGGGAAAAAAATGTGTCATCCCAGTCAAATATTGATAGAATTTATGGATATGCAAACACTAAGAATAATTCTCTACCTTCAAAAAATGAGTCTGAATGCGTTAATGGTAGACAGTGTTTTATGGAAAAACAGTACAGTGGTGACAAACAGTATTTGGACACTCACTTAAATCCAGAGGTAGAAAACATAGCTGAGAGATCTAAGGCAGAACATGTTTCAGACTGTATTAATTCATCTCTCATGCCTAAGATCACATCGGTTTTCTCATTACAAAGTAAGCAGGCATCTAATTATTTGTCCCCTGAAGTAAACCAGTTATTACAAGATGTGTTAAAAGTAAAAACAACTACTCAGCAAGAATCTCACAATAAGTTAAATAAGTTCATTAAACCTCATTGTGACCAGTCATTGTCAAGTCATCAGCTGGGTACTAAAACATTTACACACTTAAAAGACTCAGTAAGTGCATGTAGTTTACCCAGTCTTCCAGCTAATGCAGAAAGAGAGCTGAACGTGAGAAGTAGCATAAGAAATGAAGGTAAGGGGAGGACACCAGTGATTAATACAGAAGAAATAGATAACTTATCTAGAATTGTTGGTGTTGATGCGTTGCTAAAAAATCACACAGACGCAATCATAACAAGACAGTTGATAAAAGACAGATTGAGGTCTACAGCCCAAAATCCTAGCAGCTTTTCATCAATTCTTCCAGAACAGAAGAAAACGCTTTTGGTTCAGTCACCTCCAACAGGATATTTTGTACCTTTGCATCTTGCTAACCAGCCAGGATTACAAGTTGTTTCAGGAAAAGCTCTTCCGTCAACCAGTTCATCTGATATTCAAACAAATAAAGGTATACCTGCATCCTTCGTTTTAAATAAAGGACCTGGAATGATACTGACATTTAGTGGGAAATTTGGAGCAGTTGCAAATGTCGCCGGTGATAGTTCTCAGGTTTTGGAGAGAGTTGCATCTAAAGAGTATAGTAAAATAACACCATCTTCAAAGACGGATGCAAAAAATAATAGTTTTAGAAACCTTCGGAATTCCTGTAGCGTTAGCGGTGCACCTGATGGGGTAGTAAATGGTTCATCAAATAGTATGCCATTCAGAGAGCCTCTTGTCATTACAAATTCACCTGATTCATCTATGAAAAGATTTTCTTCTGTAAAAATGTTACCAGAACATAAAGATGCTGTGTTTGGTTCCTTTGAGTCAGTGAAAAAGGGGAACCAAGAGGAACAACCAGTCTATGCACTATTGCCCGATGGACGACAAGCAGTTTTTCTAAAATGTATGACACCAAACAATCCTGCAGTATGTGATGTTTTTCAAGATAATGCTTATAATCAAAActgtcaaccaaagaaaacaactgGAGCCATGCAACAAAAGCTTTTGCTGAAAATAAAAACTTCTAATGTAATGGCTGGTATAAGTCAGTCAACCAGCAAATCGGTGCCCTCGCTACAATTGGAGAGCACGCAGTCCCATAAAAATCCTGCACTAGCACAGAGACAAACTCTTCTTTCTTCTAGCGATGCCTTATTCTTACCAGGTAGATTGATGCCAGCAAATGCCTCTTTGGCAAGCTCTAATTCAACTTATTCTGTACTTCCTGCAGAACCTGTACATTCCACTAAGCCTACGGGGGCACGGTCGCAGAGATGTTCAGTTAATTGTAGACAAAGTGTAAGTGCTAACAAAGGGAATGGTTTTGACAGTCAAAAGTCCACGTGGAACACCAGAAACACAATTTCAAAAGTCAAAACTCGGTTAAAACAAGCTTGTTCTGAAGCAGTGGTTTCACAAAGAAAGAATTTCAAACGAAAAACGAAAGATGATTTTCAAGAGCCccctagaaaaaaaataatgttgcaCAGGAAATGTAAGGAAAAGAATCGGACTCAAGTTATTACTGAATCAGGTGGCCCACACAGACCAAGGGCATCAAAAGAAACTGTGAGAACTTTAAAACTACTTCCTTTTAGTTCTAAGCAACTTGTAAAATGTCCTCGGAGGAATCAGCCAGTTGTCGTATtgaaccatcctgatgcagaTGTTCCAGAAGTTGTCAATGTAATGAAAACAATTAGTAAATTCAAAGGACATGTTCTTAAGGTTTCATTGTCAAAGAGAACTATAGATGCTCTTTTAGAACCAGTGTATTGCAGTGTTTTGGACATAACTACTGAAAATCTTTCTCAGAAGAGGCACAGGATGATTAAACCTATAAGTCCTGTAAAAGAAAGATTTGTGTTAAAATTGACATTGAAAAAGACAAGTAAAAACAATTATCAGATTGTGAAAACTACCTCTGATAATACCCTGAAAGCTAAATTTAGCTGCTGGTTTTGTGGTAGGATATTTGACAATCAAGATAATTGGGTGGGACATGGCCAGCGACATCTAATGGAAGCTACTCGGGATTGGAATCTGTTAAATAATGTTACTGAATga